The genomic window gtgtaaaaaaatacaactgatttctgtatgttgatcttgtatcctgctaccttgcaaAATTCTGttatcagctctagcagtttttgtgtggagctgaCCTCCGTGCTGGAGAGGGGGTGTCACAGCGTGAAGGTGTTTCCTCCGTTGCTGTTCTTTCCTCAAGGGACGGGTCCTGcaccaatttcctttttctttttattttttccccctactggATTTTATGAGAAATCTTCTTGTATTTCAAAGTAAGAGAtactctgccaaagttcagtaggtgttctgtgcaatttgatgggtctgtagatgtaattttcagtgtatttgtGGGAGGGGATAAGCTATGTGTCCTtatactccaccatcttggcactCCCCCCCTGGactacagtaattttaaaaaattcttaagtaaataaagtgaggaagtatttttattattttatgatgttAGTGTTTAGTCTCAAacgtttatatttttaaagatatctaaAGTTTACATAATTGAAATCATGTGTCACTTATTGTTGTTTACCCTTTCCTTCTCCAGGTCTAAAATCCAAAAGCATTACTGATCTGGTAAAGGACATAGTAagagaacaatttaaaatttttcaaaatgacatgCAGGAGACCATAGCACAGCTCTTCAAGACAGTATCAACTCTATCAGAGGAGCTTGAAGACACCAGACAAATAATTCAACAAGTTAATGAATCTGTGGTTTCAATAGCAGTCCAGCAAAAGTCTGTTTTAATACAAGAAAATAGGCCCACTTCGACTGATATATTGGAGCTAAAAAATCACATTGTGAATATGAGACAAGAAATGACACTCACATGTGGAAAGCCTATTAAAGAACTAGAAACAAAGCAGACTCATTTGGAAGGTGCCTTAGAACAGGAACACTCCAGGAGTGTTTTGTATTATGAATCCCTCAACAAGACTCTTTCTAAAATGACGGAAATACAGGAGCACCTTTTATCAACTGAGCAACTCCCCAGTCAGATGAGTGTTCCAGCTGCTGAATCAGTTAGTGATAATGTCACTGAGTACCTGTCTACTCTACATGAGAAGATAAAGAAGCAGGGTTCAGTGATGCTGCAGATGTTTGGTGATTTGCACATCCAAGAGAGCAAGATTAACAATCTCACCCTTGCtttggaaatggagaaagaatcTGTCAGGAGTGAATGTGAAGACATGTTATCCAAGtgcagaaatgattttaaatttcaaattgaGGACGTAGAAGagaatttacaaattttaaacCAAACATTGGCTGAGGTTCTCTTTCCAATGGACAATAAGATGGATAAAATGAATGAGCAACTAAATGATCTGACTTATGATATGGAGATTCTTCAACCCTTGCTTGAGCAGGGAGCATCATTTCAAGAGACAATGACATACAGACAACCAAAAGAAGCAGCAGCGAtgaagaaaaaagtggaaaatctGACTAGTGCTGTCAACAGTCTAAATTTTCTCATCAAAGAACTTACAAAAAGATACAACTTACTTAGAAATGAAGTACAGAGTCGTGGTGATGCCTTAGACAGACGTATCAATGAACAAGCCTTAGAAATGGAAGATGGTCTGAATAAGACagtaactattataaataatgccattgATTTCATTGAAGACAACTACGTGTTAAAAGAGACTTTAAATACAATAAAGTATAATCCTGAAGTCCATCATAAATGTACCCAGAATATGGAAactattttgacatttatttctcagtttcaacATTTGAATAATTCTATTCAGATTTTGGTCAATGACAATCAGAAATATAACTTTGTCCTGCAAGTTGCCAAAGCCCTTGCATATATATCTAAAGATGAAAAACTGAGTCTGtccaattttgaaaatatttaccaaatgttGAATGAGACCAGTTCCCAAGTGATAAGATACCAGCAAAACATGAGTCGTTTGGAGGAAAAAATACTTTCAGCCACAAAGATTTCCAAAAATTTTGAAACCCGGTTGCAAGGCATTGAGTCGAAAGTGACCAAGACGCTCATACCTTATTACGTTTCACTAAAAAAAGGCAGTGTGGTGACAAATGAAAGAGATCAGGCCCTTCAACAGCAGGTACTCACTTCCAGATTTAAAGCTCTGGAAGCAAAATCCATCCATCTTTCGACTAATTTCTCTGTACTTAACAAAACTCTCTATGAAGCTTTAGTGATGTGTTATAATGCTTCTACAGGTGTATCAGAACTGAATGCTACCATATCTAAGAGGATAAAAGGTTCCCTACCAGATACTCAACTTCTTCAGAAAGGTCTGACAGAATTTGTGGAATcagtaattgaaataaaaatgcaaattgtgCTATCTAATTTAACTCGGCATATAAATCAGTCATTGTCTGGTAGTCTTGCAAACCTTGTCAAGTCACAGGAGCGAATAAAACCATTGCTGAAGAAACCCAATACACTTAAGAAACCAGCAGTGAATCTTACCCCGTGCCCTGATAGGCCGGAACCAAAGAAACACAGACAACGTTCTACTTCCTGGTAAGCTATTGCCAAAAAATagcttttaatctcttttcatatttaaatggTATTTAGTAGATCTGTATGGTTTAGCAAGATCATATGGTCTAAAAGGCGCTTACTGGAACTTGGGTAAATTGTTAAGTAACTCAAAGGTCACTGATATATTATTTGAATCTGGTTTCATCTATGTAAATCAGGCATCAATACAAAACACGTTTATAAGTATTTCTCTACATgttctttaacttttttctgaCAAGACCCTATAAAACAATCAAATTTGCCCTTTGctcttataaaacattttttgcaTACATAATTAAAGGAAGCAATTAGGTGATGTGCTTTTTGATAAATAAGACCAGATTGTGTCCTGCTCATTTTGGTGTTACCTGGCAAAGTGTCTGGTACACAAGAGAAACtctataaatatctgtggaatgaCTGTCTAACTGAATGAATGCATAGTGAGCAGGAATTCAAACAGGGCAGATCACAGAGGACCTTGAATGCCAAGATAAGTATCTTAGTCCCTTTGGGCTGTTGTCACAAAATACACTGATTGGGtagcttaaaacagaaatttatttcttgatgttttggaggctgggaagttcaaaatcagggtgccagcatggtcacaTTGGGTGAGGGTCCCCTTGCTGGTTCACTGCTCACTCTGTCCCCATGCGGTGAAAGGGGTGAGGGGGCTCTgtggggtcccttttataagacattaatcccattcatgagggctccaccctcatgacatAAGCACCTCCAAAGCCCCCACCTCCTAAAATTATCAGCTTTAGGGGTTAGGATTccaacataggaattttgaggAGACACCTACAAGGCATTTAGACATGATTCTGTAAAGAGCAGTCTTTGAACATTTCCAGGAGAGGGTTGGGTGTGACGAGAACTGTGTCTCAGAAGCATGAAGCTAGACAGTGGTGCGTAGCATGACTACAAAAAATGCAATTAGAGATGCCAATCAGGACATTATCAGCAAGATCAGGCGGTCAGAGCTAGATCTAAGGAAGAGGTAGCTGAAGCGGAGGAGACAGATATGAGTAAAGTCATGAAAGTAAaaccaacagaaacagaaagactgtGGGAAAGTTAGTGATCTGAGGAATAGCAAATCATGATTCTGACCCTAGTTGTTTCAGTAAGTTTCTGTGTAGCCTTGAGTAAgttcacctctctgggtctcagcttcttTTTATGATTGGGTTGCAATAGGCATTTTGCTGAGCTCATTAGCAGAATCATGTTGCAAACTGaaccactgtaaaaaaaaaaaaaaaaaaaaagaaagaaaaaatgtgagcTGTTCACAGCCTGAATGCACAgcactggggagaggagagacctagaatattctgtgggtttttttgcaTTTGGGAAATGAGAGGTTAGGAGTATCACTGGCAGATGTTGGAAACACCAAAGGAGAAGTGTAAATTTGGCAGCAAAGAGGAATTTAATGCAGTGCATATAAACCACTTAATAGTCTCTCTGTATTAAAGAAGTGTTTTATTAATATGTTtggcatatgagtgatattaaaTAATCTTTCTACTATAAAAGAATAGCTCCTGGTTCTTACTAAAAGAGATAGCAGCGTTCCTTTCATATGAGTCTGCTGTTAAATTATATAATCATTTGGATGAActttgtattttattgctttttaattaaaaaggataATCATTATCCTAACCTAATATGACTCTTCATATTTAATCTCTGAATTTTCTGATAATATTAAAAGTCACAGAATAATACAATGTTGAATTGTCTCTTGACTATTTAaactattgtatttatttatgactCCCTCTAAATTAATCTGATCCAGGAGGACTAATCTTGCCCTGTGGGATCACAGAACAAACTATTTAGACGTACATGTTTCCAAGAGAAAGAGTGGTATTTCAGTACAAGATGTTCTTACAATAAtacttttaggaaaaataatgagtTGTTCTTCTTCCATACTATTTTAGTCCTTGGTCCTCTTGTGGACACAGCAAATGAGTTTCAGTTAAGCTCTACAGGATGTGTGCTCATGCAATAGGCAaaccatgtcattttttttaaaccaaaaaatacCTGTATCTCTACAGTAAGTATAAATTTAAATACCTTAAAAATTAATTGAGTTAAAAGATTTAATAGAATGTAAGAACTAATAAACTGTTATAGGATAAAGAATGCATGTTAGGCACTTATAAAAAttgcatttagattttttttatataacagTTGGCTCAATATTGGACTTAATGGGCTAATAATTAACTCAGTtctgattctctttttttccaatgATGCCTTGATAAAATTGCTTCCTGTTCCTTTATTTACTGTAAGTAGAATTTTTATAGACCTAaagttaataattaattaaaagttctttattttatctttgtcaaGTAACCAATAACAACATTAAGGCCATAAGGATACATTGGCCTACTTTCCTATGTGGGGTTGATATTCACTTTGTGCAGGAGCAGCAATATAATGTGTGAGGCGCTTTCAAGTGGATGCATAGATACTCACGCTCATTAAGCCAGCTTAGCTTCTATGGTCATAAAACTGATGGCATTCATTGGACAGCTGAGCAGGTAAAGTCTATACAAAGCAATGAAACCAGCGGACTCAGGCTAAACTCGGCTATAAGAAGAAACCAATTGCAAACTACTTCCTttaatactcttaaaaaaaaatttaatgtctagttttttcttcctttttttataacatcactttatttttaatttattatttcttgtttttttggtggggggaggtaattaagtttgtttgtttatttatttatttatttttaatggaggtactagggattgaacccaggaccttgtgcatgctaggcactcaTTCTGCCACTGAactctaccctccctcccttttaTACTCTTTGATACCAGGGGGGAGACACACTGCCATACTGATTAAATTtggcttttggtttcctttgacCTTTGCTATGATATTATAAATACCATCTAGCCACATTGCCCCCCTACCTCACGAACACCAGAAGATAATTTATCATCATTCTACAAATCTCACAGTAATATTCAGGTGATAGCCACTATGATTTGCTGAATACTGGcagtttggagaaagaaaaaccatgtaaagatagttttaaaagtttaatcttaattttaataactgaTAACCTATTTTGAAgcctactactactactactactactactacta from Camelus ferus isolate YT-003-E chromosome 2, BCGSAC_Cfer_1.0, whole genome shotgun sequence includes these protein-coding regions:
- the MMRN1 gene encoding LOW QUALITY PROTEIN: multimerin-1 (The sequence of the model RefSeq protein was modified relative to this genomic sequence to represent the inferred CDS: deleted 2 bases in 2 codons), whose amino-acid sequence is MKGARLFILLSSLWSGGFGLKDTTQTWTIPEDENSQKNVTSTSVPLSRIQSRQMLPTTQTTSAEMATAPEASASEEGLLKSTLLPPETSTSPKAVKNQTLAPTEKPERVLKLQTPALLISSSIKFSPKAESVVLPNSTLKFLQSFARKSNEQTSSLNSVGGVGNRSPRETYLSRGDAGGSQRTSYQKPSFETTRGKNWCAYVHTRLSPTVILDNHVTYVPSGRGPCGWNSGSCPQRSQKISNPIYRMQHKIVTSLEWKCCPGFSGPKCQLKAQEQQQLIQSNQAESPTAVGRGTPEQQQQHQDCGDPAVTQKMSDQMNHQAMRLTLLQKTIDNISLALSDVRNTYSSLEGKISEDKGREFQSFLKGLKSKSITDLVKDIVREQFKIFQNDMQETIAQLFKTVSTLSEELEDTRQIIQQVNESVVSIAVQQKSVLIQENRPTSTDILELKNHIVNMRQEMTLTCGKPIKELETKQTHLEGALEQEHSRSVLYYESLNKTLSKMTEIQEHLLSTEQLPSQMSVPAAESVSDNVTEYLSTLHEKIKKQGSVMLQMFGDLHIQESKINNLTLALEMEKESVRSECEDMLSKCRNDFKFQIEDVEENLQILNQTLAEVLFPMDNKMDKMNEQLNDLTYDMEILQPLLEQGASFQETMTYRQPKEAAAMKKKVENLTSAVNSLNFLIKELTKRYNLLRNEVQSRGDALDRRINEQALEMEDGLNKTVTIINNAIDFIEDNYVLKETLNTIKYNPEVHHKCTQNMETILTFISQFQHLNNSIQILVNDNQKYNFVLQVAKALAYISKDEKLSLSNFENIYQMLNETSSQVIRYQQNMSRLEEKILSATKISKNFETRLQGIESKVTKTLIPYYVSLKKGSVVTNERDQALQQQVLTSRFKALEAKSIHLSTNFSVLNKTLYEALVMCYNASTGVSELNATISKRIKGSLPDTQLLQKGLTEFVESVIEIKMQIVLSNLTRHINQSLSGSLANLVKSQERIKPLLKKPNTLKKPAVNLTRALIGRNQRNTDNVLLPVTKEYSDCSRSPCQNGGTCINGRISVVCACRHPFTGDNCTIKVVEENALAPDYSKGSYRYAPMVAFFASHTYGMTTPGPILFNNLDVNYGASYTPRTGKFRIPYLGVYVFKYTIESFSAHISGFLVVDGVDKLAFESENINSEIRCDRVVTGDALLELNYGQEVWLRLVRGTIPAKFPPATTFSGYLLYRT